In the Corynebacterium kroppenstedtii genome, one interval contains:
- a CDS encoding DivIVA domain-containing protein, which produces MQLTPADVHNVAFSKPPIGKRGYNEDEVDQFLDLVEDTLSELLDENSELKSAVESNSTESRDAASSSAASAPSAGASVDEGALRAEIESQVRSELEQSLRRDIEQKVRQNLEAEYEARLVEARKQAEADARSRFESEKQSQPQQPAQAASSVPGTDSETGEATAETHMQAARVLSLAQEMADRLTNDARQESQSMLDEARTAANKTISDADESSKRTLADAESRSTSQLNDAKQKSDSMIAEARQKSESMVADAKQKSETMISDATAQSEAQVRSAQEKADQLRSDAERKHAEIMTTVKKQQEALEARIEELRTFEREYRTRLKTFLESQLEDLNSRGSAAPAGQLESND; this is translated from the coding sequence ATGCAGCTGACTCCCGCTGATGTGCATAATGTAGCGTTCAGCAAGCCGCCGATCGGCAAGCGTGGCTACAACGAGGATGAGGTTGACCAGTTCCTCGACCTTGTCGAAGACACTCTCAGTGAGCTGCTTGATGAAAACTCTGAACTCAAGAGTGCCGTAGAAAGCAACTCGACAGAGTCTCGCGATGCTGCCTCATCGTCTGCAGCATCGGCACCAAGTGCTGGGGCCTCGGTCGATGAGGGCGCCCTCCGTGCGGAGATTGAAAGCCAGGTTCGCAGTGAACTGGAACAGTCGCTCCGCCGAGACATTGAGCAGAAAGTTCGCCAGAACCTCGAAGCTGAGTACGAAGCACGATTGGTTGAGGCTCGCAAACAGGCCGAGGCAGATGCTCGCTCCCGCTTTGAGTCTGAAAAGCAAAGCCAGCCGCAACAACCTGCACAGGCTGCGTCGTCGGTTCCCGGTACCGATAGTGAGACCGGCGAGGCCACCGCAGAGACTCACATGCAGGCAGCACGCGTCTTGAGCTTGGCCCAAGAGATGGCGGATCGTCTGACCAATGACGCTCGTCAGGAATCTCAGTCGATGCTGGACGAGGCTCGTACCGCAGCTAACAAGACTATTTCCGACGCTGACGAGTCCTCGAAGCGCACGCTGGCAGATGCGGAATCCCGGTCTACAAGCCAGCTCAATGATGCTAAGCAGAAGTCGGATTCCATGATCGCCGAAGCTCGCCAGAAGTCCGAGTCCATGGTGGCAGATGCTAAACAGAAGTCGGAGACGATGATTTCCGATGCCACCGCACAATCGGAGGCTCAGGTTCGGTCGGCTCAGGAAAAGGCAGATCAGCTGCGTAGCGACGCAGAGCGTAAGCACGCCGAGATCATGACCACTGTGAAGAAGCAGCAGGAAGCTCTGGAAGCTCGTATTGAAGAGCTCCGCACCTTCGAACGCGAATACCGTACTCGCTTGAAGACCTTCCTCGAATCTCAGTTGGAGGATTTGAACTCACGTGGTTCTGCGGCACCCGCTGGCCAGCTCGAGTCCAATGACTAA
- a CDS encoding cell division protein SepF has protein sequence MDKIKEFFGLQPVEDYKRDSYYDDDYEDYDDYDDRPVERERHVDSYSRDSYGYRSGSSYGGSRYYSSSTPESRGSTAETSREPEIVRITLASFRQARQIGEAFRNGDIVVYDVSAMEKSQAQRVADFAAGIQIALDARTEKLTPRKFALIPKGVRLDDEQKEQLKEPDSL, from the coding sequence ATGGATAAAATAAAAGAATTCTTCGGCCTTCAGCCTGTAGAAGACTATAAACGCGATAGCTATTATGACGATGATTACGAGGACTATGACGATTACGATGATCGCCCAGTAGAGCGTGAGCGTCATGTCGACTCTTATTCCCGCGACTCTTATGGTTACCGCTCGGGAAGTAGCTATGGTGGATCCCGTTATTATTCTTCGTCGACGCCGGAATCCCGGGGGTCGACGGCAGAGACGTCTCGTGAGCCCGAGATTGTGCGGATAACCCTGGCCTCGTTCCGGCAAGCCCGCCAAATTGGGGAAGCGTTCCGCAATGGCGACATCGTCGTTTATGACGTGTCAGCGATGGAAAAGTCCCAGGCGCAGCGTGTGGCTGATTTCGCTGCGGGGATTCAGATTGCGCTTGACGCGAGGACGGAAAAACTGACTCCACGCAAGTTCGCCCTCATACCTAAAGGAGTCAGGTTGGATGACGAGCAGAAAGAGCAGCTGAAAGAGCCCGACTCTCTCTAA
- a CDS encoding YggT family protein codes for MTALSLTIYTIARIYSFILVVRIVVEMIASFSRSWRPPRWFALVAEPFFVVTDPPVKALRKLIPPLNLGGGVGLDLSVLVLFFALEVIAMIFRPTGVFGLY; via the coding sequence GTGACTGCTCTTTCGCTCACTATTTATACGATCGCGCGAATTTACTCTTTCATCCTGGTTGTCAGGATCGTCGTTGAGATGATCGCGAGCTTCTCCCGGTCTTGGCGGCCCCCACGGTGGTTTGCCCTGGTTGCAGAGCCTTTCTTTGTTGTCACGGATCCGCCGGTCAAAGCTCTGAGAAAACTCATTCCTCCCCTCAACCTTGGGGGTGGTGTGGGCCTTGACTTATCAGTCCTCGTGTTGTTCTTCGCGCTAGAAGTAATTGCGATGATATTCCGACCGACTGGCGTGTTCGGCCTGTACTAA
- the rarD gene encoding EamA family transporter RarD produces the protein MLWAWACYVLWGLFPAFFPLLKPASPVEILAHRFVWTLVFMLAIVLFSGQFKKLLSIPWRVWVTVFAAAVLIAVNWGTYIVAVNSDHVADAALGYFINPLVSVLLGVFFLAERLRPLQWLSVGIAVVAVAVLTVDLGHLPVISLALAFSFGFYGLLKKRVPLTPMISLTCETLCIAPVAIGYLLILGQRHEGTFTSEGAGHTLLLMTAGIVTAVPLLLFGYAAQRISLTSLGMLQYLTPVLQMLWAVFVTQESFSFGRWLGFIIIWISVGFFITDLALISRRRANRVRAASS, from the coding sequence GTGTTATGGGCCTGGGCATGTTACGTGTTGTGGGGATTATTCCCCGCGTTCTTTCCTCTTTTGAAACCGGCGTCGCCTGTGGAAATTTTGGCGCACCGATTTGTATGGACCCTTGTTTTCATGCTGGCCATTGTGCTGTTCAGCGGACAGTTCAAGAAACTACTAAGTATTCCTTGGCGAGTGTGGGTGACGGTGTTCGCTGCCGCCGTGCTCATTGCAGTGAATTGGGGAACCTATATTGTGGCGGTCAATTCGGATCATGTCGCAGACGCCGCGCTGGGTTATTTCATTAATCCGTTAGTCAGTGTTCTCCTTGGGGTCTTTTTCTTGGCGGAACGGCTCCGCCCACTGCAGTGGCTATCAGTTGGAATTGCCGTGGTAGCAGTAGCCGTTCTTACAGTGGATTTGGGACACCTGCCGGTTATCTCGTTGGCGCTCGCTTTCAGCTTTGGCTTTTATGGCTTACTCAAAAAGCGAGTTCCTCTAACACCCATGATCTCTTTGACGTGTGAAACGCTATGTATCGCTCCAGTCGCGATCGGCTATTTGCTCATTCTGGGGCAGCGACACGAAGGAACATTCACCTCAGAGGGAGCCGGCCACACCTTATTGCTGATGACAGCCGGCATCGTGACAGCTGTGCCCTTACTGCTCTTTGGGTACGCGGCTCAGCGGATTTCACTGACATCCTTGGGAATGCTTCAGTATCTCACTCCCGTTTTGCAGATGCTATGGGCCGTTTTCGTGACACAGGAATCATTTAGCTTCGGACGGTGGCTCGGTTTCATCATTATTTGGATTAGCGTCGGATTCTTCATAACAGACTTGGCCTTGATATCCCGCAGACGCGCGAACCGCGTGCGTGCCGCGTCGTCATAG
- the ileS gene encoding isoleucine--tRNA ligase: MSTSETKSDSPRNPEDATPAGGAYPRVDLAGGSTRFADMEPKVLDFWKKDRTFEESISQRDGAPEYVFYDGPPFANGLPHYGHLLTGYVKDIIPRYQTMRGKKVARIFGWDCHGLPAELEAEKQLGIKDKGQIESMGLEAFNDYCAKSVLRYTEEWKAYVTRQARWVDFEHGYKTMNLDFMESVMWAFKTLYDKGLIYQGFRVLPYSWAEHTPLSNQETRLDDSYKLRQDPTVTVTFPITGVKEGTNADASLVGALALAWTTTPWTLPSNLALAVNPNVTYVEVEVGSTGLDEFKGQRVLLAEELVGAYKKELGKDYTVLSTHPGRDLVGLTYEPIFDYFKNNPNSFQILPADYVTTEDGTGIVHQAPAFGEDDMNTTNEFDIPLVIPVDADGKFTSEVPDYEGQLVFDANKQIIKDLKKAKRVVRHQTIEHSYPHSWRSGQPLIYMALPSWFVSVTKFRDRMVELNHEHVEWLPEHIRDGQFGKWLEGARDWNISRNRYWGSPIPVWVSDNPEYPRVDVYGSLDELEKDFGTRPESLHRPYIDDLTRPNPDDPTGASTMRRVPEVLDCWFESGSMPFAQVHYPFENQEWFEKHAPADFVVEYSGQTRGWFYTMHVLATALFDRPAFKRVVAHGIVLGNDGLKMSKSKGNYPNVNEVFDRDGSDAMRWFLMSSPILRGGNLIVTEEGIREGVRQAMLPMWNAYSFLALYASKPAEWSTSSSNVLDRYILAKLHDTIDEVTHALDDTDVARATDEVRWFCDALTNWYVRRSRDRFWAGDTVRPEAFNTLYTVLETLTRVTAPLLPMLSEVLWRALTGGRSVHLADWPSSDVIPSDADLVQAMDGVRSACSAASSLRKAHHLRNRLPLLSVTVAMPHSSSLEPFADIIRDEVNVKDVILTDDVNSVGRFEAVVNARVAGPRLGKNVQKAIKAVKAGNYTVDGDVLHADGIELKPEEFTRRLVAVNPDTTAEIAGTEGLVVIDTTMTPELEVEGWAADRIRGIQDARKQAGLNVSDRIALTMYVPEDKVDMVKSQKDTIASEVLATSVDIQAASDAPSEATDLSDGCFASVAIALHRDDSAES; this comes from the coding sequence ATGTCGACGTCGGAGACGAAGTCTGATTCTCCCAGGAACCCGGAAGATGCGACTCCTGCGGGTGGCGCATACCCGCGTGTCGATCTTGCAGGTGGATCTACACGGTTTGCTGATATGGAACCAAAGGTGCTCGATTTTTGGAAGAAAGATCGCACCTTCGAAGAATCAATTAGCCAGCGTGATGGTGCCCCGGAGTATGTTTTCTACGATGGTCCCCCGTTCGCGAATGGTTTGCCGCACTATGGACATTTGCTCACCGGGTACGTCAAGGACATCATTCCCCGGTATCAGACAATGCGTGGCAAGAAAGTTGCTCGCATCTTTGGGTGGGACTGCCACGGTCTCCCGGCCGAGCTTGAGGCAGAAAAGCAGCTAGGGATCAAGGACAAAGGTCAAATCGAGTCGATGGGGCTCGAAGCCTTTAATGACTATTGTGCCAAGTCTGTTCTTCGGTACACCGAGGAGTGGAAAGCATATGTCACCCGCCAGGCCCGTTGGGTTGATTTCGAGCATGGCTATAAGACCATGAACCTCGACTTCATGGAGTCTGTGATGTGGGCTTTCAAGACCCTCTATGATAAGGGGCTCATTTATCAGGGCTTCCGCGTCCTCCCGTATTCGTGGGCAGAGCACACGCCGCTATCGAATCAGGAAACCCGCCTCGACGATTCGTATAAGTTGCGGCAAGACCCCACGGTTACAGTGACATTCCCGATCACCGGGGTGAAAGAGGGAACTAATGCCGACGCCAGTCTGGTAGGCGCGTTGGCCCTTGCTTGGACGACGACGCCGTGGACGCTGCCGTCGAACTTAGCTCTGGCTGTTAATCCGAACGTGACCTATGTCGAGGTTGAGGTGGGCAGTACCGGGCTTGACGAGTTTAAAGGTCAACGCGTTCTGCTAGCCGAAGAACTAGTTGGTGCATACAAGAAAGAACTGGGCAAGGACTATACGGTCCTGTCAACCCACCCGGGGCGCGACCTCGTCGGCCTGACTTATGAGCCGATCTTCGATTACTTCAAGAATAATCCGAATTCGTTCCAGATCCTTCCGGCTGATTACGTCACGACGGAAGATGGTACGGGTATCGTCCACCAGGCACCGGCTTTTGGTGAAGACGATATGAACACAACGAATGAGTTTGATATCCCGCTGGTTATTCCCGTGGATGCTGACGGAAAGTTTACGTCTGAGGTTCCGGATTATGAAGGCCAGTTGGTCTTTGATGCAAATAAGCAAATTATTAAGGACTTAAAGAAGGCCAAGCGTGTGGTGCGCCATCAGACGATCGAGCACTCATATCCGCACTCATGGCGGTCGGGCCAGCCGTTGATCTACATGGCGTTGCCGTCGTGGTTTGTGTCGGTGACGAAGTTCCGCGATCGGATGGTCGAGCTCAACCATGAGCACGTTGAGTGGCTTCCGGAGCATATTCGCGACGGGCAGTTCGGTAAGTGGCTCGAAGGCGCCCGGGATTGGAACATCTCACGAAATCGGTACTGGGGTTCGCCCATTCCCGTGTGGGTTTCGGATAACCCGGAATATCCCCGTGTTGACGTTTACGGTTCACTTGATGAACTAGAGAAGGATTTCGGAACGCGTCCGGAATCGCTTCATCGTCCCTACATTGACGACCTGACTCGCCCCAATCCGGATGATCCGACAGGTGCGTCGACAATGCGACGCGTGCCAGAAGTCCTCGATTGCTGGTTTGAATCGGGATCGATGCCCTTTGCGCAGGTACATTACCCCTTTGAGAACCAGGAATGGTTTGAGAAGCATGCCCCCGCGGATTTCGTAGTTGAATACTCCGGCCAGACGCGCGGATGGTTCTATACCATGCATGTTTTGGCAACAGCGCTGTTCGATCGACCCGCGTTCAAACGTGTCGTCGCCCACGGAATCGTGTTGGGCAATGACGGCTTGAAGATGTCCAAATCGAAGGGCAATTATCCCAATGTCAATGAAGTGTTCGACCGCGATGGGTCGGATGCGATGCGCTGGTTCTTAATGTCGTCACCGATTCTTCGCGGTGGAAACTTGATTGTCACCGAGGAAGGCATCCGTGAGGGTGTGCGCCAGGCGATGCTGCCGATGTGGAACGCGTATTCATTCCTTGCTTTGTATGCCTCGAAACCGGCGGAATGGTCGACGTCGTCGTCGAATGTCTTGGACCGCTATATCCTCGCTAAATTGCACGACACTATCGACGAGGTTACCCACGCTTTGGACGATACTGATGTTGCGCGCGCGACGGATGAGGTGCGCTGGTTCTGTGATGCCCTGACGAACTGGTACGTGCGTCGTTCGCGTGATCGTTTCTGGGCGGGGGATACCGTCAGGCCTGAAGCCTTTAATACTCTGTATACGGTGCTTGAAACGTTGACGCGTGTGACTGCGCCACTGTTGCCGATGCTTTCGGAGGTGTTGTGGCGTGCCCTGACCGGTGGACGCTCGGTGCACTTGGCTGATTGGCCTTCGTCCGATGTAATCCCATCAGATGCTGACTTAGTTCAGGCGATGGATGGTGTGCGCTCCGCGTGTTCAGCGGCATCGTCGTTGCGGAAGGCTCATCACTTGCGTAACCGGTTGCCTTTGCTGTCGGTGACTGTGGCTATGCCTCATTCGTCGTCCTTGGAGCCATTCGCTGACATCATCCGCGATGAGGTGAACGTCAAGGACGTCATTTTGACTGACGATGTTAATTCCGTGGGTCGGTTTGAAGCTGTCGTCAACGCTCGCGTCGCCGGCCCCCGTCTGGGCAAGAATGTTCAGAAGGCAATCAAGGCAGTGAAGGCGGGTAATTACACCGTCGACGGGGACGTTCTTCACGCTGATGGAATTGAGCTCAAGCCTGAGGAGTTCACGCGTCGTCTCGTTGCGGTGAATCCTGACACGACTGCTGAAATCGCGGGAACTGAGGGGCTGGTTGTTATCGACACGACTATGACACCGGAGCTCGAAGTCGAAGGCTGGGCGGCCGACCGAATTCGCGGGATTCAGGATGCGCGGAAACAGGCAGGGCTGAACGTCTCGGATCGCATCGCGCTGACGATGTACGTCCCGGAAGACAAGGTCGATATGGTGAAGTCGCAGAAGGACACCATTGCCTCTGAAGTTTTGGCGACCTCGGTCGATATCCAGGCAGCATCGGATGCTCCCTCTGAGGCCACAGATCTGTCTGATGGCTGCTTTGCCTCGGTGGCGATTGCTCTTCACCGTGACGACTCCGCCGAGTCATAA
- a CDS encoding YggS family pyridoxal phosphate-dependent enzyme — MATYEERKAELSSRLDEVSRRIARAAESVGRDPREIELLPVTKFHPYEDLQALAECGVTVVGENREQEARDKAHRLHEAGVSLRIDMIGQVQSKKTNHIARWAHRVHTVDRLKIVHGLDNGMERALDAGDRVSTERDSDDQLPVFIQWSADGDPSRGGASEDELDSLADAVNSSHYLTLEGLMVVPPRDDDSAQVFSRAAELSDAILHKHGGRGGLSAGMSGDLENAIAAGSTVVRVGTAILGSRPVTL, encoded by the coding sequence ATGGCTACCTACGAGGAACGAAAAGCGGAGTTGTCGTCCCGCCTTGACGAGGTATCTCGGCGCATTGCACGCGCGGCTGAATCAGTAGGGCGAGATCCCAGAGAAATTGAGTTACTGCCGGTAACAAAGTTCCATCCCTATGAAGACCTCCAGGCGTTAGCAGAATGTGGAGTAACCGTGGTGGGCGAAAACCGTGAGCAAGAAGCTCGTGATAAAGCCCACCGGCTCCATGAAGCTGGGGTGAGCCTTCGTATCGACATGATCGGGCAGGTGCAGTCAAAGAAGACAAACCACATTGCACGGTGGGCCCATCGGGTTCATACTGTTGACCGCCTAAAAATTGTTCATGGTCTCGATAACGGTATGGAGCGTGCTCTGGACGCCGGTGACCGTGTAAGTACTGAGCGCGATAGTGATGATCAGCTGCCAGTTTTTATTCAATGGAGTGCCGACGGTGATCCGTCGCGAGGAGGAGCGAGCGAAGATGAACTCGATTCCCTCGCTGATGCTGTCAATTCGTCGCACTATCTCACCCTGGAGGGGCTGATGGTGGTCCCGCCCCGGGATGATGATTCAGCGCAGGTCTTTTCCCGCGCTGCTGAATTATCTGATGCCATTCTCCACAAGCATGGAGGTCGCGGTGGTTTGTCGGCCGGGATGTCGGGCGACTTAGAAAATGCGATTGCTGCTGGATCAACAGTTGTGCGTGTCGGAACAGCTATTCTTGGCTCTAGGCCAGTAACTTTGTGA
- a CDS encoding asparaginase gives MPVSANTPAHATAPQDDTSGQPSATPPRIVVLGTGGTISCTYDSSGALVPTLSTQQLIDPVVERFEGNVIVEARDIAQLDSSSITFDDYDTINSAITEALSDTEVTGVVVTHGTDSMEESAIAADIVHNDSRPVIFTGAQRPADHPEADGPGNLFESIVIATDNSARDIGVLIVFGHAVIPARGAVKWHTSDPLAFATNAPDEPPRPRPLPNVTFGGHRIDIIPAYPGADATLLNAAISNGAEGLVIEGMGAGNVGDALATAITSALKQGIPVVMASRVPRGNVNPLYGGDGGGLTLSRQGVIGAGCVHAAQARIILAAAIDAKVHPQTLFDV, from the coding sequence ATGCCAGTTTCAGCTAACACACCCGCTCATGCCACTGCGCCACAAGACGACACGTCTGGTCAGCCCTCTGCTACACCCCCGCGCATCGTTGTACTCGGCACCGGGGGGACAATTTCCTGCACGTATGATTCCTCTGGGGCATTGGTGCCAACATTGTCGACGCAACAACTCATCGACCCAGTGGTTGAACGCTTCGAGGGCAATGTCATCGTCGAAGCACGCGATATAGCCCAGCTCGACAGCTCCTCAATCACCTTCGACGATTACGACACCATTAACTCGGCTATTACGGAGGCACTCAGTGACACTGAGGTCACCGGTGTCGTCGTCACGCACGGAACCGACTCGATGGAGGAATCAGCTATCGCGGCAGACATCGTCCACAATGATTCCCGTCCGGTCATTTTCACTGGCGCACAACGGCCCGCCGACCATCCTGAGGCCGACGGCCCCGGAAACTTATTCGAATCAATTGTGATCGCAACAGATAATTCCGCTCGTGACATTGGAGTGCTCATCGTCTTCGGGCATGCGGTCATTCCCGCACGTGGAGCAGTGAAATGGCATACGTCTGACCCGCTTGCTTTTGCGACCAACGCACCTGATGAACCACCGCGGCCGCGCCCGCTGCCCAATGTCACATTCGGAGGGCATCGCATCGATATCATTCCGGCATACCCTGGAGCCGACGCAACCCTACTGAACGCAGCTATCAGCAACGGCGCCGAGGGCCTCGTTATCGAAGGTATGGGCGCGGGAAATGTCGGCGACGCTTTAGCGACTGCGATCACGTCCGCCCTAAAACAAGGAATTCCGGTCGTGATGGCGAGCCGTGTCCCACGAGGGAACGTCAATCCCTTATACGGCGGAGACGGAGGGGGATTGACTCTCTCCCGGCAGGGGGTCATCGGCGCTGGGTGCGTCCATGCTGCTCAAGCACGAATTATCCTTGCTGCAGCCATTGACGCAAAGGTTCATCCGCAAACGTTGTTTGATGTGTGA
- a CDS encoding RluA family pseudouridine synthase, producing the protein MRDSRRMPVPVGLDGLRVDSGLSKLLGLSRTVVADLASSGDILIDGVPASKSDRLTTDSWLDVTLPEARSIADEPAREVEGMDILYSDSDVIVVDKPVGVAAHPTMGWDGPTVTSGLRAAGFRVSTSGPPERQGIVQRLDVGTSGVMIVAASERAYSLLKQAFRDRTVDKTYHALVQGHPDPTVGTIDAPIARHPGAGWKFAVRSDGKRAVTHYSTMEAFREATLVSVHLETGRTHQIRVHFSALHHPCCGDPMYGSDPKLTEHLNLSRQWLHAVSLGFTHPDGHYMVVESPYPADLNHALTTLRRDNGMLDG; encoded by the coding sequence ATGCGTGATTCTCGGCGCATGCCTGTTCCCGTGGGGCTCGATGGTCTTCGCGTCGATTCGGGCTTGTCAAAGTTGCTCGGCCTATCTCGCACGGTTGTTGCTGATCTCGCATCCTCGGGAGACATTCTTATCGACGGTGTTCCGGCTTCGAAGTCTGACCGGTTGACGACGGATTCGTGGTTGGATGTCACCCTGCCGGAGGCGCGATCGATCGCAGATGAACCTGCTCGCGAGGTAGAGGGCATGGACATTCTCTACAGCGATAGCGACGTTATCGTCGTTGATAAGCCAGTGGGGGTGGCTGCTCATCCGACTATGGGATGGGATGGCCCCACTGTGACGTCAGGGCTGCGTGCCGCCGGATTTCGCGTGTCGACATCGGGACCCCCGGAGCGGCAGGGGATTGTCCAGCGCCTCGACGTGGGTACGTCCGGGGTGATGATTGTTGCAGCGTCGGAGCGAGCGTATTCGTTGCTCAAACAGGCCTTTCGAGACCGCACTGTGGATAAGACATACCATGCTCTTGTCCAGGGACATCCGGACCCGACGGTGGGCACGATTGATGCTCCTATCGCTCGGCATCCAGGGGCAGGTTGGAAATTTGCGGTCCGTTCGGATGGCAAACGAGCGGTGACGCATTATTCGACCATGGAAGCTTTTCGGGAGGCGACGTTGGTGTCGGTTCATCTCGAAACAGGGCGAACGCATCAGATCCGCGTCCACTTTTCTGCGTTACATCATCCGTGTTGCGGTGATCCGATGTACGGATCTGATCCTAAGTTAACTGAGCATTTGAATCTGTCACGGCAGTGGCTCCATGCGGTTTCTTTGGGCTTTACCCATCCCGATGGCCATTACATGGTGGTGGAATCCCCATATCCTGCGGATTTAAACCATGCTTTAACCACGCTTCGGCGTGATAACGGGATGCTTGATGGATAG
- a CDS encoding DNA polymerase IV: MVNTTHDDASQHRWVLHIDMDAFFASCEQLTRPTLRGRPVLVGGVSSGRGVVAGASYEARAFGVHSAMPMMRARRLVGYTGITVRPRFDVYKTASRRVMEIIREEAGLIEQLSVDEAFMEPDELAGAAPDEVRQWAGHLRKRIREETGLPSSVGAGAGKQFAKIGSGLAKPDGTFVIPVQDQHTILDPLPVRKLWGIGPVAEAKLADIGVRTIEQFADMSRADVEMTLGKTNGPALWLLAQGHDPRPVAPRAEAKQVSSESTFSDDVTTLDKVDDGIRAALTKAHRRLMNDGRGARTVTVKLKRADFEQHTRSETLPFSTTDWDVLYRVASRLAADPAVFGAVRLVGVSLSGLESARQEALFPDLDPSQGADYRALSEADGDFEAGVVSVANTSSSVSPVADSEGLANTSTDEGAEKSDFDGAPTDAPKIASTPTAAPHTETIVWPATIDVYHPDYGHGWVQGSGHGVVSVRFETRTTGKGPVRSFPVDTPELTRADPVDSLEWDEWLGHGLGLGDDTK, from the coding sequence ATGGTGAACACCACACATGACGATGCCAGCCAGCATCGGTGGGTTCTCCATATCGACATGGATGCTTTCTTTGCCTCGTGTGAGCAATTGACTCGGCCGACTCTCCGCGGCCGCCCGGTATTAGTGGGCGGAGTGTCGTCTGGTCGTGGGGTCGTCGCCGGGGCGTCCTATGAGGCCCGGGCATTCGGTGTGCATTCCGCGATGCCCATGATGCGTGCCCGCCGCTTAGTCGGATATACCGGAATCACTGTGAGGCCGCGTTTTGATGTGTATAAAACCGCGTCTCGACGAGTAATGGAGATTATTCGCGAAGAAGCCGGGTTGATTGAGCAGCTTAGTGTTGATGAAGCCTTCATGGAGCCGGACGAGCTCGCTGGCGCCGCTCCCGATGAGGTCCGTCAATGGGCGGGGCATTTAAGGAAGCGCATTAGGGAGGAAACCGGTCTGCCGTCGTCGGTGGGAGCAGGAGCTGGGAAACAGTTCGCCAAGATAGGGTCTGGGTTGGCCAAACCCGATGGAACCTTTGTCATTCCCGTCCAGGACCAGCACACAATTCTCGATCCGCTGCCGGTACGAAAATTGTGGGGAATCGGACCGGTAGCTGAAGCCAAATTGGCCGACATTGGGGTGAGGACAATTGAGCAATTTGCCGATATGTCCAGAGCTGATGTGGAAATGACATTGGGGAAAACAAATGGGCCAGCCTTGTGGTTGCTTGCTCAGGGGCATGATCCGCGCCCTGTTGCACCGCGAGCGGAAGCGAAACAAGTGTCGTCGGAATCGACGTTCAGCGACGACGTGACCACCCTGGACAAAGTGGACGACGGCATACGCGCGGCCTTGACAAAGGCTCACCGTCGTCTCATGAATGATGGTCGTGGGGCTCGCACGGTGACGGTTAAGCTCAAGCGTGCTGATTTCGAGCAGCACACACGGTCAGAAACACTTCCTTTTTCGACGACAGATTGGGACGTGCTGTATCGCGTGGCCAGTCGACTCGCTGCCGATCCCGCTGTTTTTGGTGCTGTTCGCCTGGTGGGAGTATCTCTCTCAGGGCTCGAATCTGCTCGCCAGGAAGCATTGTTTCCTGATCTCGATCCATCACAAGGGGCGGACTATAGAGCCTTATCAGAGGCTGATGGTGATTTTGAAGCAGGAGTGGTGTCAGTGGCCAATACATCCTCATCTGTGTCACCTGTCGCCGATAGTGAGGGACTAGCGAACACCTCGACGGATGAGGGCGCGGAGAAATCTGATTTCGATGGTGCTCCAACGGATGCGCCCAAGATTGCTTCGACGCCGACGGCTGCGCCCCACACGGAAACAATTGTGTGGCCTGCGACGATCGATGTTTATCATCCTGACTATGGTCATGGGTGGGTACAAGGTTCGGGACACGGCGTAGTTAGCGTTCGATTCGAAACGCGGACGACGGGCAAAGGGCCAGTACGAAGCTTTCCCGTCGATACGCCGGAGCTTACTCGTGCAGATCCCGTCGATAGTCTTGAGTGGGACGAATGGCTAGGGCACGGCCTAGGGCTAGGTGATGACACTAAGTAG
- the lspA gene encoding signal peptidase II has product MVCVNRWIVLGIVAAVAIVDQLVKSLLVAVLTPGHAYTVVPGFRLYLIRNSGAAFSMGSSATIFFTVIQALAVIAVLVWAPRMKVRQETLAFGLIGGGALGNLLDRLFRSPGFGVGHVVDFISVGRFAIFNVADSAITIGVVLYIVGVLFGGRQREAR; this is encoded by the coding sequence ATGGTCTGCGTGAATCGATGGATTGTCCTGGGCATCGTGGCGGCGGTGGCGATTGTTGATCAACTGGTGAAATCGCTCCTAGTGGCGGTTCTTACACCCGGACACGCGTATACGGTCGTTCCCGGTTTTCGTTTGTACCTCATTCGTAATTCGGGGGCAGCCTTTAGCATGGGCAGCAGTGCAACGATCTTTTTTACCGTGATTCAGGCTCTCGCTGTCATCGCCGTGCTGGTGTGGGCTCCGCGTATGAAGGTGAGGCAGGAAACACTAGCCTTCGGTCTGATTGGTGGCGGTGCGCTGGGTAATCTTCTGGATCGCCTTTTTCGGAGTCCCGGTTTTGGCGTAGGGCATGTGGTGGACTTCATTTCGGTGGGGCGTTTCGCAATTTTCAATGTGGCGGATTCGGCGATCACCATTGGTGTGGTGCTTTATATTGTTGGGGTTCTCTTCGGTGGTAGACAGAGAGAAGCGCGATAA